One genomic region from Hoeflea algicola encodes:
- a CDS encoding substrate-binding domain-containing protein encodes MKMVRRQALSLLAGLTAAITLPFGGMALAQDMPAPLDNPGDVKIALVRYLSTGDFFQAYLSGVESQAKALGVDLRVLDSRQDAALQADMVDQAIALGVDGIIIQHGLTESMQEAAQRALDAGIKVVAFDVNVENPAIPQIEQSDYLLGKLALEQAAKDNGTEWNAGYVYVPGIAPLDRRHTAWEEFKAANPGVVEKAQMGTMDNPIANSNANQARSVLQANPDITVFFAPYDEFAKGVKIAVDEAGLSQDVKIYSADISTADISAMREPDSAWAATVATNPAVVGEVSVRALAIMLTGGNPGAQVVVPPTLITQSFLTENNIKNMDDLSAKMPQFAHADVAMTDWMPLPPR; translated from the coding sequence GGCATGGCGCTGGCGCAGGACATGCCGGCCCCGCTCGACAACCCGGGCGACGTCAAGATCGCGCTGGTGCGCTATCTCTCCACCGGCGACTTCTTCCAGGCCTATCTCTCCGGCGTCGAAAGCCAGGCCAAGGCGCTTGGCGTCGACCTTCGCGTGCTCGACAGCCGCCAGGACGCAGCCCTGCAGGCCGATATGGTCGACCAGGCAATCGCACTCGGCGTTGATGGCATCATCATCCAGCATGGCCTGACGGAATCCATGCAGGAAGCCGCCCAACGCGCCCTTGACGCCGGCATCAAGGTTGTTGCCTTCGACGTAAATGTTGAAAACCCAGCCATTCCGCAGATCGAACAGTCGGACTACCTGCTCGGCAAGTTGGCTCTGGAACAGGCCGCCAAGGACAATGGCACGGAATGGAATGCCGGCTATGTCTATGTTCCGGGGATTGCACCGCTGGATCGTCGTCACACCGCCTGGGAAGAGTTCAAGGCAGCCAATCCGGGCGTTGTCGAAAAGGCGCAGATGGGCACGATGGACAACCCGATCGCCAACTCCAACGCCAACCAGGCACGCTCGGTGCTGCAGGCCAACCCCGACATCACCGTGTTCTTTGCGCCCTATGACGAATTCGCAAAGGGCGTGAAGATCGCCGTTGACGAGGCTGGCTTGTCACAGGACGTGAAGATCTACTCGGCTGACATTTCAACCGCCGACATTTCGGCGATGCGCGAGCCGGACAGTGCCTGGGCAGCGACTGTTGCTACCAACCCGGCCGTGGTCGGCGAGGTGTCAGTCCGTGCGTTGGCGATCATGCTCACCGGTGGTAATCCCGGCGCCCAGGTGGTGGTCCCGCCGACCCTGATCACGCAGTCGTTCCTGACGGAAAACAACATCAAGAACATGGATGACCTGTCGGCCAAGATGCCGCAATTCGCCCATGCCGATGTCGCCATGACCGATTGGATGCCGCTGCCCCCACGGTAA
- a CDS encoding RuBisCO large subunit C-terminal-like domain-containing protein produces the protein MAGDNRFRVIYRLLADSAAEADSRARGIALEQTVEIPGDIVPAGYVSDEIVGQVEHIRAVGDNAYEATISYSPDSAGDEVIQLINVIFGNSSIQQNIRVVGIDPGPEIRARFGGPRFGIQGVRARAGRARGGLISPVIKPQGSSVRELAEIAHRCVLGGADIIKDDHGLANQKMAPFAERVKAVSVAVAEANAKCNGKAQYFVNVTGYSGNPVAEAFAAKEAGAGGVLLMPGLMGFGVVHALSRDPSFDLPIMTHPSFTGSYVLTPETGVSHALMYGVFQRLAGSDISVFPNVGGRFGFSVEECLSIAEACRDPGGLGQPIMPSPGGGMSVERAGDMVSMYGEDVVFLLGGSLLRAGDKIGEAVRAMRDAIDRIGS, from the coding sequence ATGGCCGGAGACAACCGTTTCCGGGTGATCTACCGTCTGCTCGCCGACAGTGCCGCCGAGGCCGACAGCCGCGCGCGCGGTATCGCGCTGGAGCAGACCGTCGAAATCCCCGGCGACATCGTGCCTGCCGGTTATGTCAGCGACGAGATTGTGGGCCAGGTCGAGCATATTCGCGCGGTGGGTGACAACGCCTATGAGGCGACGATCTCCTACAGTCCTGACAGCGCCGGCGACGAGGTGATCCAACTCATCAACGTGATCTTCGGCAACTCCTCGATCCAGCAGAATATCCGGGTCGTGGGCATTGATCCAGGCCCTGAAATCCGCGCCCGATTTGGTGGGCCGCGATTTGGTATCCAGGGCGTCCGTGCCCGTGCCGGACGGGCGCGTGGAGGGCTGATTTCGCCGGTGATCAAGCCGCAGGGCTCGAGCGTGCGCGAACTCGCCGAAATCGCTCACCGTTGCGTGCTGGGCGGTGCCGACATCATCAAGGACGACCATGGACTGGCCAACCAAAAGATGGCGCCGTTCGCCGAGCGGGTAAAAGCCGTCAGCGTCGCGGTGGCTGAAGCCAATGCCAAGTGCAACGGCAAGGCGCAGTATTTCGTCAATGTGACCGGCTACAGCGGCAACCCGGTGGCAGAAGCATTTGCGGCCAAGGAGGCCGGCGCCGGTGGCGTGTTGCTGATGCCCGGGCTGATGGGCTTTGGCGTTGTGCATGCGCTGTCGCGCGATCCGTCATTTGACTTGCCAATCATGACTCATCCGAGCTTCACTGGCTCTTACGTGCTGACACCCGAGACCGGTGTCAGCCATGCGCTGATGTATGGCGTGTTTCAGCGCCTGGCCGGATCGGACATCTCGGTGTTTCCCAATGTCGGTGGCCGCTTTGGCTTTAGCGTCGAGGAATGCTTGTCGATTGCAGAGGCGTGCCGTGATCCCGGCGGTCTGGGTCAGCCGATAATGCCGAGCCCCGGCGGCGGCATGAGTGTCGAGCGGGCAGGGGACATGGTCTCGATGTATGGCGAGGACGTGGTGTTCCTGCTTGGTGGCAGCCTGCTGCGCGCCGGCGACAAGATCGGCGAAGCGGTACGCGCCATGCGCGACGCCATCGACCGGATCGGCAGCTGA